A window of the Bacteriovorax sp. PP10 genome harbors these coding sequences:
- a CDS encoding branched-chain amino acid ABC transporter permease has translation MTEVLQLIISGAIQGMIYALIAFGYNLTFSTSKTINFSLGQIVMLGGVTGYILYIDMQSGHLSGLPFIVPLLGVLVVGTLAGALVHKTAVEPSLKFKSEYTWILATLAVGIIVKNGVEQLWSTGDYKMLSPLGDDVIRFGGIGVYAQEILIVIVSLGIVVGVEMFKRKTIYGKAIQAVSEDKATASLMGIPEKFVITVSFMMSAAIAAIAGLLVAPLTFVSATMGTVLGIKAYSVSIIGGLESGFGPLVGGLILGISETLTARYISTGYKEMPGFIFLIIVILFKPNGLFGKKIIKKV, from the coding sequence ATGACTGAAGTTCTACAACTTATTATTTCAGGTGCAATTCAGGGTATGATCTATGCCCTGATTGCATTTGGTTACAATTTAACTTTTTCTACTTCAAAAACCATTAACTTCTCTCTCGGGCAAATTGTTATGCTCGGGGGAGTGACTGGTTATATCTTGTATATAGATATGCAAAGTGGGCACTTATCGGGACTACCTTTCATTGTTCCTTTATTAGGTGTTCTTGTTGTAGGAACTCTTGCCGGCGCTCTTGTTCACAAGACTGCTGTTGAACCTTCTTTAAAATTTAAATCAGAGTACACATGGATTCTTGCCACTCTTGCAGTGGGGATCATCGTTAAAAACGGTGTTGAACAGCTTTGGTCTACTGGAGATTATAAAATGTTATCACCACTAGGTGATGACGTTATAAGATTTGGTGGAATTGGAGTGTACGCACAAGAGATTTTGATTGTCATCGTCTCTCTCGGCATTGTTGTTGGTGTAGAGATGTTTAAAAGAAAAACGATCTACGGAAAAGCGATTCAGGCCGTCAGTGAAGATAAAGCGACAGCAAGTTTAATGGGGATTCCTGAAAAATTTGTTATCACAGTTTCTTTTATGATGAGTGCTGCGATTGCTGCTATTGCTGGATTGTTAGTTGCTCCTCTTACTTTTGTTTCCGCTACCATGGGAACAGTACTAGGGATCAAAGCTTATTCGGTGTCTATCATCGGAGGCCTTGAATCAGGTTTTGGTCCACTGGTGGGCGGACTGATTTTAGGAATTTCTGAGACATTAACAGCAAGATATATTTCAACCGGATATAAAGAGATGCCAGGATTTATTTTCCTGATCATCGTTATTCTTTTTAAACCAAACGGACTGTTTGGGAAAAAGATTATTAAAAAGGTCTAG
- a CDS encoding ABC transporter substrate-binding protein, whose product MKRNVILISLLCLAMFGCNKKSDEIKIGVYGPFSGGSAPMGVSMRNGARIAVEEINAAGGVLGKKIALIDRDDEAKNERGGQIMQELLDKEGVVAVLGPANTGVANASTQYTNQKKIPQIINIAAGAKVNEFFATNPENYIFRIAANDDIQSKVIVGQALKRGAKKPALLCDDTNYGQNGREKMEAVLAAAGVKPVYVGKFKLKDSDMTAQLQEAKAAGADVILAYGIGPELAAVSNSMDRISWKVPMIGSWTLSMSNYTTNAGKNGNGTMMPQTFIESVATSPKQQAFLKAYNDKFKESPISSAVSAAQGYDSVYLLKLAMEQAGSTEGVKIKNALENLTATYEGLTGTYTKPFSSTDHEAIKEANVMLGMVQDGKIISSEK is encoded by the coding sequence ATGAAGCGCAATGTTATATTGATCAGCTTATTATGTCTGGCAATGTTCGGATGTAACAAAAAATCTGACGAAATTAAAATAGGAGTTTACGGACCATTCTCTGGTGGATCAGCACCAATGGGTGTTTCAATGAGAAATGGAGCGAGAATCGCAGTAGAAGAAATCAATGCTGCTGGTGGAGTGCTTGGAAAAAAAATCGCTTTGATCGATCGTGATGATGAAGCAAAGAATGAGCGTGGTGGACAAATCATGCAAGAGCTTCTTGATAAAGAAGGTGTCGTAGCAGTTCTGGGACCAGCTAACACTGGTGTAGCAAACGCATCTACTCAATACACAAACCAAAAGAAAATTCCTCAAATCATCAACATCGCTGCTGGTGCAAAGGTTAATGAATTCTTCGCAACAAATCCTGAAAACTATATTTTCAGAATTGCTGCTAACGATGACATCCAATCAAAAGTTATTGTTGGTCAGGCATTAAAAAGAGGAGCTAAAAAACCAGCTCTACTTTGTGATGACACTAACTACGGACAAAATGGCCGTGAAAAAATGGAAGCTGTTCTAGCTGCTGCTGGTGTAAAACCAGTTTACGTTGGAAAATTTAAACTGAAAGATTCAGACATGACGGCTCAACTTCAAGAAGCAAAAGCTGCTGGAGCTGACGTTATTCTAGCTTACGGAATCGGACCTGAGTTAGCTGCAGTATCAAACTCAATGGATCGTATTTCTTGGAAAGTTCCAATGATTGGTTCATGGACATTATCAATGTCAAACTACACAACTAACGCTGGGAAAAATGGTAACGGAACAATGATGCCACAAACTTTCATTGAATCAGTTGCAACTTCTCCAAAGCAACAAGCTTTCCTAAAAGCTTACAATGATAAATTCAAAGAATCTCCAATCTCTTCAGCTGTATCAGCTGCTCAAGGTTACGATTCAGTTTATCTTCTTAAACTTGCAATGGAGCAAGCAGGGTCAACTGAAGGTGTGAAAATTAAAAACGCTCTTGAAAACCTGACTGCAACTTATGAAGGTTTGACTGGAACTTATACAAAACCATTCTCATCGACAGATCACGAAGCAATCAAAGAAGCTAACGTAATGCTTGGTATGGTTCAAGACGGAAAAATTATTTCATCGGAAAAATAA